One window from the genome of Bdellovibrio sp. NC01 encodes:
- a CDS encoding recombinase family protein — protein MFRNHEFLHRRYTLEGYSIAQISEEISSSKEAVRKALKQFKIPIREPSQHHGHPSQAKFGTRLSAGKLQKNKRELDVIATINQLKAQGLSLRQIAKILTNLKVSTKNGAASWHPQMIKRIIDMSASEGRS, from the coding sequence TTGTTCAGGAATCATGAGTTCCTCCATCGTAGATATACCCTCGAAGGGTACTCTATCGCTCAAATTTCAGAAGAAATTTCTTCCTCCAAAGAGGCGGTGCGCAAGGCGTTAAAACAGTTCAAGATACCTATTCGCGAGCCATCACAGCACCACGGTCATCCTTCTCAAGCAAAATTTGGAACAAGGCTGTCTGCCGGAAAGCTTCAGAAAAACAAAAGAGAACTGGACGTCATTGCCACGATAAATCAGCTTAAAGCTCAAGGGTTAAGCCTTAGGCAGATAGCTAAAATACTGACTAACCTCAAGGTTTCTACTAAGAATGGCGCTGCTTCCTGGCATCCACAAATGATTAAAAGGATTATTGATATGAGTGCCTCTGAAGGCAGAAGTTAA
- a CDS encoding glycosyltransferase: MRSLHIVATFLISLFISSWAFAQKTLILYSSIGMGHLSASRAIEERIKAQNPNAEVELKNIRDFMGPTARKIDEKIYWFVFKNLPETFNKAYLKSMQNGLQLNDLSEIKTGYDEKALLEYIKSSHADTVIATHYGSAINLGNLKTSGKLPGIKTAWVHTDYIEHFFPRISQRLDKTFLGHEELANSWKDVGVSADKVAVTGIPVRNLPQPGEAQRKPVLEAVGLKAEPVTFVMSGGSEGLKDYPTAIKSLANQFKEPIQIVAICGKNEKAKAELEKLAATLPSNVELKPLGFIPNKQLIDLVSVADLYVTKAGGLSPTEGALLMRPLVLINEYGGHEAENAVFFKKTEMAEIVNSSKDLGQKAAEVLANPELMEKMMEHQREYRNSVNLDYIVKWNAEPKSQESIRFDLGLKEGAAVQGSESALAKLDKDFPGDVEVLLSYPKSRNGKYLGDGKESNPFGHIAIRVGNEVYTINHMAERGSEPHVIHKTTLNEYLYSVQEYYKNEEFTGMQGQAYAKDTISVRIDGMTDASKQAMIAQLTKIDADWSQGRMNYDAKGCNCADITLQALSAAGLVTDQKVQNRKVKLPLDVFDAAVKAAEARGDLQSSLIHYGYVKSSKNEYKTAGFPLSFYQIKRAIINMFRKGRDKVETQVVARLSVDKDSSEVRYERVRPAKESAQVLTGLRCEAVFM, encoded by the coding sequence TAAAAACATCCGTGATTTCATGGGACCAACCGCTCGTAAGATTGACGAGAAGATCTACTGGTTTGTTTTTAAAAATCTTCCAGAGACATTTAATAAAGCCTATTTGAAATCCATGCAAAATGGTCTGCAACTGAATGATCTTTCAGAAATCAAAACAGGTTACGACGAGAAAGCATTGTTGGAATATATTAAGTCTTCTCACGCAGACACAGTGATCGCAACTCACTATGGATCAGCGATCAACCTTGGCAACTTAAAAACATCAGGCAAACTTCCAGGTATTAAAACAGCGTGGGTTCATACAGATTATATTGAGCATTTTTTCCCACGTATTTCACAACGTCTGGATAAAACATTCCTAGGTCATGAGGAACTTGCGAACTCTTGGAAAGATGTGGGCGTGAGTGCTGATAAAGTAGCGGTCACAGGCATCCCTGTGCGCAACTTGCCACAACCAGGTGAAGCGCAAAGAAAACCCGTTCTTGAAGCTGTGGGCTTAAAAGCAGAACCGGTGACGTTCGTTATGTCAGGTGGATCTGAAGGCTTGAAGGACTACCCAACTGCCATCAAGTCCTTGGCAAATCAATTCAAAGAGCCAATTCAAATCGTAGCGATTTGCGGGAAGAATGAAAAAGCAAAAGCAGAGCTTGAAAAATTGGCGGCCACTCTTCCATCAAACGTTGAATTGAAACCGCTTGGCTTTATCCCGAACAAACAATTGATCGACCTGGTTTCTGTTGCAGACCTTTACGTAACCAAGGCCGGCGGCTTGTCACCAACTGAAGGTGCGTTGTTGATGCGTCCCCTAGTATTGATCAATGAGTACGGCGGTCACGAAGCTGAAAACGCAGTCTTCTTCAAGAAAACCGAAATGGCAGAGATCGTGAACTCTTCAAAAGATCTTGGTCAAAAAGCTGCGGAAGTTTTGGCGAATCCAGAGTTGATGGAAAAAATGATGGAGCATCAACGTGAATACCGCAACTCTGTGAATCTTGATTATATTGTGAAATGGAATGCAGAACCTAAATCTCAGGAATCGATCCGCTTTGATCTTGGACTTAAAGAAGGTGCAGCCGTTCAAGGTTCTGAATCTGCGCTTGCGAAACTGGACAAAGACTTCCCAGGTGATGTGGAAGTTCTTTTGAGCTATCCAAAATCTAGAAACGGAAAATACCTAGGTGATGGCAAAGAAAGCAATCCTTTCGGTCACATCGCGATTCGTGTTGGTAACGAGGTTTACACGATCAACCACATGGCTGAACGTGGCTCTGAACCACACGTGATTCACAAAACGACTTTGAATGAATATCTGTACTCGGTTCAAGAATACTATAAAAACGAAGAGTTCACAGGTATGCAGGGGCAAGCTTACGCCAAAGATACGATCTCGGTTCGTATCGACGGTATGACGGACGCAAGCAAACAAGCGATGATCGCCCAGCTTACAAAGATCGATGCTGATTGGTCACAAGGTCGCATGAACTACGATGCGAAAGGTTGCAACTGCGCTGACATCACTTTGCAAGCGTTGAGTGCTGCCGGTCTTGTCACAGATCAGAAAGTTCAAAACCGTAAAGTGAAGTTGCCGTTAGATGTTTTTGATGCCGCTGTAAAAGCTGCGGAAGCTCGTGGTGACTTGCAAAGTTCATTGATCCACTACGGTTATGTGAAAAGTTCTAAGAATGAATACAAAACGGCGGGTTTCCCTTTGAGCTTCTATCAAATTAAACGCGCCATCATAAACATGTTCCGCAAAGGACGTGATAAAGTCGAAACCCAAGTCGTTGCAAGATTGTCTGTTGATAAAGATTCTTCCGAGGTCCGCTACGAAAGAGTTCGCCCAGCGAAAGAGTCGGCTCAAGTTCTAACAGGCCTTCGTTGTGAAGCTGTGTTTATGTAG